In one Umezawaea sp. Da 62-37 genomic region, the following are encoded:
- a CDS encoding ATP-binding cassette domain-containing protein, whose translation MKRLLLAALAAVLAEVSGVALMVTAVWLIVRAGEQPPMAALTVAIVAVRALALSRGVLRYAERLAGHDAVLRYLADLRGRVYESLLRQPVRRHSGDLVTRLVSDVDAVQDAALRCLLPACVAGLVGAVAIAVVPVLAIPVLVLGVALPLAAFAVADRHLRALAPLRSQLAERTVGLVHGAAELTAFGALDDELARTDKVVTDIATRERRVALLTGALSAAGVLTQFGAALALLVSGASAPVVLGTVAALEVFLPLTTAAQRWAEVRGSLARVRELLTARPVPFAGEELPPGRRIALVGPSGAGKTTLLARFVTPEARGALADAHVFHTTVRANVLFAKPDAAQGELDHAARVADLDLDWDTVVGEHGTAISGGQRQRLVLARAVLAEAPVLLLDEPVEGLDPDHADRVLGAVLATAPGAVVLVTHRLAPLAHEHFDEILVLEAGAITQRGTHDELVATPGYYRDRWDDESLTRALAAPA comes from the coding sequence ATGAAGCGACTGCTTCTGGCGGCGTTGGCCGCTGTGTTGGCCGAAGTGTCCGGGGTCGCGTTGATGGTGACGGCGGTGTGGCTCATCGTGCGGGCGGGTGAGCAGCCGCCGATGGCGGCGTTGACGGTGGCGATCGTGGCCGTGCGGGCGTTGGCGCTGTCGCGCGGCGTGCTGCGGTACGCGGAGCGGCTGGCCGGGCACGACGCCGTGCTGCGGTACCTGGCGGACCTGCGCGGCCGGGTGTACGAATCCCTGCTGCGGCAACCGGTCCGGCGGCACAGCGGTGACCTGGTCACGCGGCTGGTGTCCGATGTGGACGCCGTGCAGGACGCGGCGCTGCGGTGCCTGCTGCCCGCGTGCGTCGCGGGACTGGTCGGCGCGGTGGCGATCGCGGTCGTGCCGGTGCTGGCGATCCCCGTGCTGGTGCTTGGAGTCGCGCTGCCGTTGGCGGCGTTCGCGGTGGCCGACCGGCACCTGCGGGCGTTGGCACCACTGCGGTCCCAGCTCGCCGAGCGCACCGTCGGCCTGGTGCACGGCGCCGCGGAGCTGACCGCGTTCGGCGCGCTGGACGACGAACTCGCGCGCACCGACAAGGTGGTCACCGACATCGCGACCCGCGAACGCCGGGTCGCCCTGCTCACCGGGGCGCTGTCGGCGGCGGGCGTGCTGACCCAGTTCGGCGCGGCGCTGGCGCTGCTGGTGTCGGGCGCGTCGGCACCGGTCGTGCTGGGCACCGTCGCGGCGCTGGAGGTGTTCCTGCCGTTGACCACGGCGGCGCAGCGCTGGGCGGAAGTGCGCGGATCCCTGGCCCGCGTCCGGGAACTGCTCACCGCGCGCCCGGTCCCGTTCGCGGGCGAGGAACTCCCACCGGGACGGCGGATCGCGCTGGTCGGCCCCAGCGGCGCGGGCAAGACCACGCTGCTGGCCCGGTTCGTCACGCCCGAGGCGCGCGGCGCGCTCGCCGACGCGCACGTCTTCCACACCACCGTCCGCGCCAACGTCCTGTTCGCCAAACCCGATGCCGCGCAAGGGGAACTCGACCACGCCGCGCGCGTCGCCGACCTGGACCTGGACTGGGACACCGTGGTCGGCGAGCACGGCACCGCGATCTCCGGCGGCCAGCGCCAACGCCTCGTGCTGGCACGGGCCGTGCTCGCCGAAGCGCCGGTGCTGCTGCTGGACGAGCCGGTCGAGGGCCTCGACCCCGACCACGCCGACCGGGTGCTCGGCGCCGTCCTGGCCACCGCCCCCGGCGCGGTCGTGCTGGTCACCCACCGGCTGGCCCCGTTGGCGCACGAGCACTTCGACGAGATCCTGGTGCTGGAGGCAGGCGCGATCACCCAGCGCGGCACCCACGACGAACTGGTCGCGACCCCCGGCTACTACCGCGACCGCTGGGACGACGAGAGCCTCACGCGAGCGCTCGCAGCACCCGCGTAG
- a CDS encoding CocE/NonD family hydrolase, with the protein MRRSLVLFLTTLLAIGLLTPVAQAAGFTTAYRTIPGQGGTPIRAFVIEPTGRGSGPFPLLVLPSSWGINNIEYVGAAAKFAYESGYVVVSYTSRGFYDSGGEIDIAGPDTVADVSRVIDWAIGNAGGDAARIGVAGISYGAGQALLAAAADPRIKAAAALSTWTDLARSLYPNETVNSQAVEVLLAAGNLVGRPGPVLRQAEDAYRNGRFHEVVPISESRSAANRIAAINANHTAVMIGNAWNDGIFAPGQVTDLFAKLTGPKRLMLSPGDHATAELFGAAGLPNEIWDSVGRWFDKHVRGVDNGIDRENPVNLKPNSGGGWRTYPSWAAASAAQDTLYLAGPSWGTGAMGSTAATGWQNRIAAGWPTVADSGTVLLSGALQGFFGIPTGVSMPLVDRNAAAVWWGPTYSRTTAVSGAPKLHVTVTPSAPTTTLYAYLYDVGSVGLGSLVTHKPFTLRNVAPGVAKTLDFELEPVLWDVPAGHRLVLVVDTVDPRYLSESTLGQSVAFSSPAADPSWLRVPRG; encoded by the coding sequence GTGCGCCGATCACTCGTCCTGTTCCTCACCACCCTCCTCGCCATAGGCCTGCTCACCCCTGTCGCGCAGGCCGCGGGCTTCACGACCGCCTACCGGACCATCCCCGGCCAGGGCGGCACGCCCATCCGCGCCTTCGTCATCGAGCCGACCGGCCGCGGCAGCGGTCCGTTCCCCCTGCTGGTGCTGCCGTCGAGTTGGGGCATCAACAACATCGAGTACGTCGGCGCGGCCGCGAAGTTCGCCTACGAGTCCGGGTACGTGGTGGTCAGCTACACCAGCCGGGGCTTCTACGACTCCGGCGGCGAGATCGACATCGCCGGACCGGACACGGTCGCCGACGTCAGCCGGGTCATCGACTGGGCGATCGGCAACGCCGGGGGCGACGCGGCCAGGATCGGCGTCGCGGGCATCTCCTACGGCGCCGGGCAGGCGCTGCTGGCCGCGGCCGCGGACCCGCGCATCAAGGCCGCCGCGGCGCTGAGCACGTGGACCGATCTGGCCCGCTCGCTCTACCCGAACGAGACGGTGAACAGCCAGGCCGTCGAGGTCCTGCTGGCCGCGGGCAACCTCGTCGGCCGGCCGGGACCGGTGCTGAGGCAGGCCGAGGACGCTTACCGCAACGGCCGGTTCCACGAGGTCGTGCCGATCTCGGAGTCCCGGTCGGCCGCCAACCGGATCGCCGCGATCAACGCCAACCACACCGCCGTGATGATCGGCAACGCCTGGAACGACGGGATCTTCGCCCCAGGCCAGGTGACCGACCTGTTCGCGAAGCTCACCGGCCCGAAGCGGTTGATGCTGTCGCCCGGCGACCACGCGACCGCCGAGCTGTTCGGCGCGGCGGGCCTGCCCAACGAGATCTGGGACTCCGTCGGCCGCTGGTTCGACAAGCACGTGCGCGGCGTGGACAACGGGATCGACCGGGAGAACCCGGTCAACCTCAAGCCCAACAGCGGGGGCGGCTGGCGGACCTACCCCAGCTGGGCCGCGGCGTCGGCCGCTCAGGACACGCTCTACCTCGCGGGCCCGTCCTGGGGCACCGGCGCGATGGGGTCGACGGCGGCCACGGGCTGGCAGAACCGGATCGCCGCGGGCTGGCCGACCGTGGCCGACAGCGGAACGGTGCTGCTCAGCGGGGCCCTCCAGGGCTTCTTCGGCATCCCCACCGGGGTGTCGATGCCGCTGGTGGACCGCAACGCCGCCGCCGTGTGGTGGGGGCCGACGTACTCCCGCACCACCGCCGTCAGCGGGGCGCCGAAGCTGCACGTCACGGTCACGCCGAGCGCGCCGACCACGACGCTGTACGCGTACCTCTACGACGTGGGGTCGGTCGGCCTGGGGTCGCTGGTGACCCACAAGCCGTTCACCCTGCGGAACGTCGCCCCCGGCGTGGCGAAGACGCTGGACTTCGAGCTCGAACCGGTCCTGTGGGACGTTCCCGCCGGTCACCGGCTCGTGCTCGTCGTCGACACCGTCGACCCGCGCTACCTGAGCGAGAGCACGCTGGGCCAGAGCGTCGCGTTCAGCTCCCCGGCGGCGGACCCGTCCTGGCTGCGGGTCCCTCGCGGGTGA
- the folP gene encoding dihydropteroate synthase, with the protein MGIVNRTRDSFYDGGAAFADDAALAAVDRAVAEGADIVDIGGVRAGAKGEVVDATEEARRVVPFVALVRERHPDLVISVDTWRHEVGREVCRAGADLLNDTWAGADPKLAEVAAEFGVGIVCSHTGGLAPRTDPHRPRYTDVVASVVAELVERAERVVALGVPAAGVLIDPTHDFGKNTWHGLELLRRLDELVGTGWPVLMALSNKDFIGETLGADVGDRVDGTLAATAVAAWTGARVFRAHEVRQTRRALEMVASIAGTRTPTRVLRALA; encoded by the coding sequence ATGGGGATCGTCAACCGGACCAGGGACTCGTTCTACGACGGCGGCGCCGCGTTCGCCGACGACGCGGCGCTGGCGGCCGTCGACCGGGCCGTGGCCGAGGGGGCGGACATCGTCGACATCGGCGGCGTGCGCGCCGGGGCCAAGGGCGAGGTGGTGGACGCAACCGAGGAGGCCCGCCGGGTCGTGCCGTTCGTCGCGCTGGTCCGCGAGCGGCACCCGGACCTGGTGATCAGCGTCGACACCTGGCGGCACGAGGTCGGCCGCGAGGTGTGCCGGGCGGGCGCGGACCTGCTCAACGACACGTGGGCGGGCGCGGACCCGAAGCTCGCCGAGGTCGCCGCGGAGTTCGGCGTCGGCATCGTCTGCTCGCACACCGGCGGCCTCGCGCCGCGCACCGACCCGCACCGACCCCGCTACACCGACGTCGTCGCCTCCGTGGTCGCCGAGCTGGTCGAGCGCGCCGAACGCGTGGTGGCGCTGGGCGTGCCCGCGGCGGGCGTGCTGATCGACCCGACGCACGACTTCGGCAAGAACACCTGGCACGGCCTGGAGCTGCTGCGGCGGTTGGACGAACTGGTCGGCACGGGCTGGCCGGTGCTGATGGCGCTGTCCAACAAGGACTTCATCGGCGAGACGCTCGGCGCGGACGTCGGCGACCGGGTCGACGGCACGCTGGCCGCGACCGCGGTGGCCGCGTGGACCGGCGCGCGGGTGTTCCGCGCCCACGAGGTCCGGCAGACCAGGCGGGCGCTGGAGATGGTGGCCTCGATCGCGGGGACGCGGACGCCTACGCGGGTGCTGCGAGCGCTCGCGTGA
- a CDS encoding NUDIX hydrolase: MEVVFTLVLMPGSWHPRLPSAVRMVSVEITKQLRVAAYALCVRDGRILLSRWVGPGTNNKRWTLPGGGIDHGEDPYEAVIREVDEETGYAIEVRRLLGVHTIRRIFDRGADGEVDFHGLRIIYEAEVVGGELRFEVDGSSDRAEWFDLADVAGLRHSDQVDVALELARTSPPDGRGEAALPSDERLTREGPAARTGPPPGS; encoded by the coding sequence GTGGAAGTGGTCTTCACCCTGGTGCTCATGCCCGGATCCTGGCACCCGCGGCTGCCATCTGCTGTCAGGATGGTGTCCGTGGAGATCACCAAGCAGCTCAGGGTCGCGGCCTACGCGCTGTGCGTGAGGGACGGGCGGATCCTGCTGTCCCGCTGGGTCGGGCCGGGGACGAACAACAAGCGCTGGACGCTGCCGGGCGGTGGCATCGACCACGGCGAGGACCCGTACGAGGCGGTGATCCGCGAGGTCGACGAGGAGACCGGGTACGCCATCGAGGTGCGGCGGCTGCTCGGCGTCCACACGATCCGGCGGATCTTCGACCGCGGGGCCGACGGGGAGGTCGACTTCCACGGGCTGCGGATCATCTACGAGGCCGAGGTCGTCGGCGGTGAGCTGCGGTTCGAGGTCGACGGGTCGTCCGACCGGGCCGAGTGGTTCGACCTGGCCGACGTCGCCGGGCTGCGGCACTCCGACCAGGTCGACGTGGCGCTGGAGCTGGCGCGGACGAGCCCGCCGGACGGCAGGGGCGAGGCCGCCCTGCCGTCCGACGAGAGGCTCACCCGCGAGGGACCCGCAGCCAGGACGGGTCCGCCGCCGGGGAGCTGA